In a single window of the Anaerotruncus rubiinfantis genome:
- a CDS encoding sensor histidine kinase — protein MEADRYRPDPDLLLQELKSESESGKTAGRMKVFFGYAAGVGKTYAMLEAAQRAKEAGIDVVAGYIEPHSRPETMELLHGLETLPTLQVRYKGIALREFDLDGALKRHPQLILVDELAHTNAEGCRHRKRYQDIEELLRAGIDVYTTVNVQHIESLNDIVSSITGVVVGERVPDWVFDSATQVELVDIEPDDLIVRLEQGKIYREQQARKALTNFFSRENLVALREIALRRTADRLNRAAMTPDGGRGAPAAGEHILICLSSAPSNAKVIRTAARMAEAFHSSFTALFVETPGTPELSGENRRRLRANLKLAEDLGARIATVYGDDVPGQIAEYAKASGVSKIIIGRSNNKKRLFLSGSNLIDRLTALAPNLDIYIIPDAQPYYAARRRWLSRQFQFSWTDLAKAIGMVALSTIVSGLFYAAGFSEANIITVYILGVLFASVITDGWIYGALVSFVSVLAFNYFFTDPYFTLRAYDASYPVTFLVMFASSLVTSTLTMRVKNQARQAARKAYRTEVLLQTSQKLQQAESADDILTGTARQMVKLLGCSVFFYPVQDGNLMPALCYPLTDETDIRPCLTEEERGVAQWVLKNNKHAGATTNTLPSAKCLYMAVRGQKEVFAVAGIAVGEQGIDSFEENLLIAMLGECGLALEKVALGAEKRKAQMQAQQEQLRANLLRAISHDLRTPLTSISGNAGILMGNSAILDEDKKMALYTDIYDDSMWLINLVENLLSVTRIENGSMSIHMAPELLDEVFREALRHLGRKAGEHEITVDLKDDMLMAQMDARLIIQVIINIVDNAIKYTPSGSRIVLRAKRMGKMAMVEIADDGPGIADDAKGKLFDMFYTAGDRRADGRRGLGLGLSLCKSIVQSHGGEIGVRDNNPKGTIFYFTLQSAEVNPIE, from the coding sequence ATGGAGGCAGATAGGTACCGGCCGGATCCGGATTTGCTGCTGCAGGAACTGAAATCCGAATCCGAATCGGGCAAGACGGCGGGCAGAATGAAGGTCTTTTTCGGCTATGCGGCGGGCGTGGGCAAAACTTATGCGATGCTGGAAGCGGCACAACGTGCGAAAGAGGCTGGGATTGACGTGGTAGCGGGCTATATCGAGCCGCATTCCCGGCCGGAAACAATGGAACTGCTTCATGGGCTTGAAACTCTGCCGACGCTACAGGTGCGGTATAAAGGGATCGCCCTGCGGGAATTTGATCTGGATGGCGCGCTCAAGCGGCATCCGCAGCTCATCCTGGTCGACGAGCTCGCGCATACCAACGCGGAAGGCTGCCGCCACCGCAAACGTTATCAGGATATCGAGGAGCTTCTGCGCGCGGGGATCGACGTTTATACGACGGTAAACGTCCAACACATTGAAAGCCTCAACGATATCGTTTCCTCGATTACCGGCGTGGTTGTCGGTGAACGGGTTCCCGACTGGGTGTTCGATTCGGCAACCCAGGTGGAGCTGGTGGACATCGAGCCGGACGATCTGATCGTCCGGCTCGAACAGGGGAAAATTTATCGGGAACAGCAGGCGCGCAAAGCTCTGACCAATTTCTTTTCGCGTGAGAACCTTGTGGCGCTGCGGGAAATTGCTCTGCGCCGCACCGCCGACCGGCTCAACCGGGCGGCCATGACTCCGGACGGCGGCAGAGGAGCGCCTGCTGCGGGAGAGCATATCCTCATCTGCCTTTCGAGCGCGCCCTCCAATGCAAAGGTGATTCGCACTGCGGCGCGCATGGCGGAGGCGTTCCACAGCAGCTTTACAGCGCTGTTTGTGGAGACGCCGGGCACCCCTGAACTGAGTGGGGAAAACCGCCGCAGGCTGCGCGCGAACCTGAAACTGGCAGAGGATCTCGGCGCGCGCATCGCAACTGTCTATGGGGATGACGTGCCGGGTCAGATCGCGGAATATGCGAAGGCAAGCGGTGTCTCAAAGATCATTATCGGGCGGTCAAACAACAAGAAACGGCTTTTTCTGAGCGGAAGCAACCTGATTGACCGCTTGACTGCTCTTGCGCCGAATCTCGATATCTACATCATCCCGGATGCGCAGCCCTATTATGCGGCGCGGCGCAGATGGCTCAGCCGGCAATTTCAATTTTCGTGGACAGACCTTGCCAAAGCAATCGGTATGGTGGCGCTGTCAACGATTGTCAGCGGATTGTTTTATGCAGCCGGCTTCAGCGAAGCAAATATCATCACCGTTTACATCCTGGGAGTGCTGTTCGCATCGGTCATTACAGACGGCTGGATTTACGGGGCGCTGGTATCCTTTGTCAGCGTGCTGGCGTTCAATTATTTCTTCACAGATCCATATTTTACCCTGCGCGCCTATGACGCAAGCTATCCTGTGACCTTCCTAGTTATGTTTGCGTCCTCCCTCGTGACAAGCACCCTCACCATGCGGGTAAAAAACCAGGCGCGGCAGGCCGCGCGCAAAGCCTACCGGACAGAGGTGCTTTTACAGACGAGTCAGAAACTGCAGCAGGCGGAATCCGCGGACGATATCCTTACAGGGACCGCCCGGCAGATGGTGAAGCTGCTCGGCTGTTCGGTCTTTTTTTATCCGGTGCAAGACGGAAACCTGATGCCCGCGCTATGCTATCCGCTCACCGACGAAACGGACATCAGGCCCTGCCTTACCGAAGAAGAACGCGGGGTCGCCCAGTGGGTGCTGAAAAACAACAAGCACGCGGGCGCAACCACCAATACCCTGCCGAGCGCAAAATGCCTTTATATGGCGGTGCGCGGGCAAAAGGAGGTCTTCGCAGTGGCGGGGATTGCAGTCGGGGAGCAGGGGATCGATTCGTTCGAGGAAAACCTGCTGATCGCCATGCTGGGCGAATGCGGGCTCGCGCTGGAAAAGGTTGCGCTTGGCGCGGAAAAACGAAAGGCACAGATGCAGGCGCAGCAGGAACAGCTGCGGGCCAACCTGCTGCGGGCAATTTCTCATGACCTGCGCACCCCGCTGACGAGTATTTCCGGAAACGCAGGCATCCTGATGGGGAATTCCGCGATCCTGGATGAGGACAAAAAGATGGCGCTTTACACCGATATTTACGACGATTCAATGTGGCTCATCAACCTGGTGGAGAACCTGCTTTCGGTCACTCGGATCGAAAACGGTTCCATGAGCATCCATATGGCTCCGGAACTGCTGGACGAGGTGTTCCGCGAGGCGCTCCGGCATCTTGGCCGGAAGGCGGGCGAACATGAGATTACCGTCGATCTGAAAGATGATATGCTCATGGCCCAGATGGATGCGCGGCTCATTATCCAGGTGATCATCAACATCGTGGACAACGCCATCAAATATACCCCGTCCGGTTCCCGCATCGTACTGCGGGCCAAACGCATGGGAAAAATGGCAATGGTGGAGATTGCGGACGACGGTCCCGGGATTGCGGACGATGCGAAGGGGAAGCTGTTTGATATGTTCTATACGGCTGGAGACCGCCGCGCGGATGGCCGGCGCGGGCTCGGACTGGGGCTTTCGCTCTGTAAATCAATCGTACAGTCGCATGGCGGGGAAATCGGTGTGCGGGACAATAACCCCAAAGGCACGATTTTCTATTTCACGCTACAATCTGCGGAGGTGAATCCAATTGAATAA
- a CDS encoding DeoR/GlpR family DNA-binding transcription regulator encodes MCMLAEERFAQILELVAQKRTVSVQELTKLLDTSESTIRRDLNLLDERGLLVKVFGGATAPDALYNTRDDTVETRADQNREEKIRIARYAASLLQKGDFVFFDAGTTTGLMIDFITEKDIVFVTDGLSHAKKLAQKGCTTFMLCGELKASTDAVVGGQTLRELERYNFTKGFFGTNGVHLQNGFSTPDTNEALVKEKAIQRCKQRYVLSDPSKFNRISPVTFAPFSCATVITTRLQDERYRKYTNIREVDAE; translated from the coding sequence ATGTGCATGCTGGCAGAGGAACGCTTCGCCCAGATACTGGAACTGGTTGCGCAGAAACGCACCGTGAGCGTGCAGGAGCTCACAAAGCTTCTCGATACCTCCGAATCCACCATCCGGCGGGATCTCAACCTACTTGATGAACGTGGCCTGCTGGTCAAGGTGTTTGGCGGTGCGACCGCGCCCGACGCGCTCTATAATACCCGCGACGACACGGTGGAAACCCGTGCGGATCAGAACCGCGAAGAAAAAATCCGCATAGCGCGCTATGCGGCGTCACTTTTACAAAAGGGAGATTTTGTTTTCTTTGATGCGGGCACCACCACCGGGCTGATGATCGATTTCATAACCGAAAAGGATATCGTTTTCGTTACCGACGGCCTTTCCCACGCCAAAAAGCTCGCGCAGAAGGGCTGCACAACATTCATGCTCTGCGGAGAGCTCAAAGCTTCGACCGACGCGGTGGTTGGAGGGCAAACGCTGCGGGAACTCGAACGTTACAATTTCACCAAAGGTTTTTTTGGCACAAATGGAGTCCATCTGCAAAACGGCTTCAGCACGCCGGACACGAACGAGGCGCTCGTAAAGGAAAAGGCGATACAGCGCTGCAAGCAGCGGTACGTCCTTTCCGATCCATCTAAGTTCAACCGCATTTCCCCGGTCACCTTTGCGCCTTTTTCCTGCGCGACGGTTATCACAACCCGGCTGCAGGATGAACGCTATAGAAAATATACGAATATCCGGGAGGTGGATGCCGAATGA
- a CDS encoding response regulator, translating to MNKPQILVVEDDRAVSNLISTTLETQEYQYHTAHTGQAAVLDAVSYHPDVIILDLGLPDMDGVEIIKKVRGWSNVPIIVVSARSEDRDKVDALDAGADDYLTKPFSVDELLARLRVALRRVRFDSSKTNEEASTFVNGGLKIDYAAGCVYLNGEEIHLTPIEYRLICLLAKNAGKVLTHNYILKEVWNNALPTDTPSLRVFMATLRKKIEPVPSEPKYIQTHVGIGYRMVRISDDE from the coding sequence TTGAATAAACCACAAATTTTGGTGGTGGAGGATGACCGTGCGGTCAGCAATCTGATTTCCACCACTCTCGAAACACAGGAATACCAGTACCATACCGCCCACACCGGCCAGGCGGCCGTCCTTGACGCGGTTTCCTACCATCCGGATGTCATCATCCTGGATCTGGGGCTTCCCGATATGGATGGGGTGGAAATCATCAAAAAGGTGCGCGGCTGGAGCAATGTACCGATCATTGTGGTGAGCGCGCGCAGCGAGGACCGCGATAAAGTCGACGCGCTCGACGCGGGCGCGGACGACTATCTCACCAAGCCGTTTTCGGTGGACGAGCTGCTCGCACGGCTGCGGGTCGCGTTGCGCCGGGTGCGCTTTGACAGCTCCAAGACGAACGAGGAAGCCAGTACCTTTGTAAACGGCGGGCTCAAAATCGATTACGCAGCGGGCTGCGTCTATCTGAACGGCGAGGAGATTCACCTCACGCCGATTGAATACAGGCTCATCTGCCTGTTGGCGAAGAACGCGGGCAAGGTCCTCACCCACAACTACATCCTCAAGGAGGTCTGGAACAACGCTCTGCCCACCGATACACCGTCACTGCGGGTGTTTATGGCAACCCTGCGCAAAAAGATCGAACCGGTGCCGTCTGAGCCCAAATATATCCAGACGCATGTTGGGATCGGCTATCGAATGGTACGTATCTCGGATGACGAATAA
- the kdpA gene encoding potassium-transporting ATPase subunit KdpA has product MMNATLQYIFYLAILVLAAIPLGSYMAKIMNGEKVFLSPVLTPCENLIYRILRVDKNEQMTWKKYAASALAFSGFSLLILFLILKFQNILPFNPEHVPGNSWHLAFNTAVSFVTNTNWQSYSAEGVLSYFSQFMGLTVQNFVTPAVGGAVMFALIRGFTKVKETGLGSFWADVTRYTLYILIPICLVASLVLVSQGVVQSFDEYQTVSLVEPITLEDGTEVTEQVLPLGPAASQIAIKQLGTNGGGFQGTNSAHPFENPTPFSNLIEMIFLLVLPVAFCFTFGKCVKDKRQGYAIFLAMFIMLVISLAVVAVSEQAATPQMAQGGTVDITASEGYSGGNMEGKETRFGIPTSVTWAAFTTAASNGSVNSMHDSYTPIGGMIPMLLMMLGEVVFGGVGCGLYGMIGFVIMTVFIAGLMVGRTPEYLGKKIEPYEMKMAVLVCLATPIAVLIGSGVLTLLPSSVASLNNPGAHGLSEILYAFASAGGNNGSAFAGLNCNTPSFNVALGLAMLLVRFLPMVATLAIAGSLARKKKVAVSAGTLSTCNAMFVFLLIMIVLLIGALSFFPALALGPIAEFFQMLA; this is encoded by the coding sequence CTGATGAACGCGACGCTGCAATACATATTCTATCTCGCGATCCTTGTGCTGGCGGCGATTCCGCTGGGCAGCTACATGGCAAAGATTATGAACGGTGAGAAGGTATTTTTATCTCCCGTGCTCACCCCGTGCGAAAACCTGATCTACCGGATCCTGCGGGTCGACAAGAATGAGCAGATGACCTGGAAGAAATATGCGGCCAGCGCGCTTGCGTTCAGCGGGTTTTCACTTCTGATTTTGTTTTTGATCCTCAAGTTCCAAAACATCCTGCCGTTCAATCCGGAACATGTGCCGGGCAACTCCTGGCACCTCGCCTTCAATACGGCGGTCAGCTTCGTGACCAATACAAACTGGCAGTCCTATTCGGCGGAGGGGGTGCTGAGCTACTTTTCCCAGTTTATGGGCCTGACTGTTCAGAACTTTGTCACTCCGGCGGTCGGCGGCGCGGTCATGTTCGCGCTGATCCGCGGGTTCACAAAAGTAAAAGAAACCGGGCTTGGAAGTTTCTGGGCAGATGTTACCCGCTACACCCTGTACATCCTCATCCCGATCTGTCTGGTGGCTTCCCTTGTGCTGGTTTCGCAGGGGGTTGTCCAGTCGTTTGATGAATACCAGACGGTAAGCCTCGTCGAGCCAATCACGCTGGAGGACGGCACCGAGGTGACTGAACAGGTGCTTCCGCTCGGACCGGCGGCGAGCCAGATTGCCATCAAGCAGCTGGGCACCAACGGCGGTGGATTCCAGGGCACCAACTCGGCGCACCCGTTTGAAAATCCGACCCCGTTTTCCAATCTGATCGAGATGATCTTTCTGTTGGTTTTGCCGGTGGCATTCTGCTTCACCTTTGGCAAATGTGTAAAGGATAAGCGGCAGGGCTATGCGATTTTCCTTGCGATGTTCATTATGCTGGTCATCAGCCTGGCGGTCGTCGCGGTGAGCGAACAGGCCGCAACCCCGCAGATGGCACAGGGCGGTACGGTTGACATCACCGCTTCGGAGGGCTATTCCGGCGGCAATATGGAGGGCAAGGAGACCCGTTTCGGCATCCCAACCTCAGTCACTTGGGCGGCTTTCACAACCGCGGCTTCGAACGGTTCGGTCAACTCGATGCATGACAGTTATACGCCGATTGGCGGCATGATCCCGATGCTCCTGATGATGCTGGGCGAAGTGGTCTTTGGCGGCGTGGGATGCGGACTTTATGGAATGATCGGCTTCGTAATCATGACGGTGTTCATCGCCGGCCTGATGGTCGGACGCACGCCGGAATATCTTGGCAAGAAGATCGAGCCGTATGAAATGAAGATGGCGGTACTGGTCTGCCTGGCAACGCCGATCGCGGTCCTGATTGGAAGCGGTGTGCTGACATTGCTCCCATCCTCGGTGGCAAGCCTCAATAATCCCGGCGCGCACGGCCTTTCGGAGATCCTCTATGCCTTCGCTTCGGCGGGCGGCAACAACGGCTCCGCCTTCGCGGGCCTCAACTGCAACACCCCATCCTTCAACGTGGCGCTCGGCCTGGCAATGCTGCTGGTACGCTTTTTGCCGATGGTGGCGACCCTTGCCATTGCAGGCAGCCTGGCTCGAAAGAAAAAGGTCGCGGTCAGCGCGGGTACGCTTTCCACCTGCAACGCGATGTTTGTTTTCCTGCTGATCATGATTGTTTTGCTGATCGGCGCGCTCAGCTTCTTCCCGGCACTGGCGCTTGGCCCGATTGCCGAGTTCTTCCAGATGCTGGCTTAA
- the kdpC gene encoding potassium-transporting ATPase subunit KdpC translates to MNKTGPILAKAFVFLVVMSILCGGIYTAVVTGIAQLAFPHQANGSIIEIDGKRYGSELLGQQFEDEDHMWGRVMKIDTSTFTDEQGNPVLYSWATNLTPASADYEALIAKRVEKLKAAHPSEDEKAVPVDLVTCSGSGLDPHISPAAAEYQVARIAANTGKSEEEVRAIVAKYTEGRFLGVFGEPRVNVLKVNLALDGIL, encoded by the coding sequence ATGAATAAAACAGGCCCGATCCTGGCAAAAGCGTTTGTATTCCTTGTGGTAATGAGCATCCTGTGCGGCGGTATCTATACAGCTGTCGTCACGGGTATCGCACAGCTGGCCTTCCCGCACCAGGCCAACGGCAGCATTATCGAAATTGACGGAAAACGGTACGGTTCCGAACTGCTCGGGCAGCAATTCGAAGACGAGGATCATATGTGGGGCCGCGTCATGAAGATCGATACCAGCACCTTCACCGACGAACAGGGCAACCCGGTGCTCTATTCCTGGGCAACCAACCTCACCCCCGCGAGCGCGGATTATGAGGCGCTGATTGCCAAACGGGTGGAGAAGCTGAAAGCCGCGCATCCCAGCGAGGATGAGAAAGCAGTCCCAGTGGACCTTGTGACCTGTTCGGGCAGTGGGCTTGACCCGCATATTTCGCCCGCAGCTGCGGAGTACCAGGTTGCACGTATTGCCGCTAATACTGGAAAGAGCGAGGAAGAGGTGCGCGCAATCGTTGCCAAATATACCGAAGGCCGCTTTTTGGGAGTGTTCGGTGAACCGCGTGTGAACGTATTGAAGGTGAACCTCGCATTGGATGGGATCTTGTGA
- a CDS encoding TrkH family potassium uptake protein gives MSKILGGLTPAKVILGGFLLLILSGTLLLMLPFATRSGESVPFLDALFTATSATCVTGLVLHDTYTFWSEFGQLVILLLIQTGGMGVVTVAVAVAMFTGKKIGLRQRLVMQESISAPQMGGIVRLTSFILKATFLFEGIGAFFLALRFCPEFGLLRGLWFAVFHSISAFCNAGFDLMGIREPFSSLTRYVGDPLVNLPVMLLIVTGGIGFFVWDDLRHNKLNIHHYRLQTKLVLSGTGLLILLPAAFFFFYEFQQPGWSGMSIGERLLASLFQSVTPRTAGFNTVDLTQLQSPGILLIISLMVIGGSPGSTAGGIKTTTFAMLILCVGSTFRKKDCIQCFSRRIPPEALRNAVTILMLYLTLFLCGGNLISCVEGLPLSAALFEAASAIGTVGLSLGITGELGVVSRITLITLMYFGRVGGLTMLYALADGHLRPPAQLPLEKVTVG, from the coding sequence ATGTCAAAAATCCTCGGCGGGCTGACCCCGGCTAAGGTCATCCTCGGCGGTTTCCTGCTTCTGATTCTGAGCGGGACATTGCTGCTGATGCTGCCATTTGCGACCAGGAGCGGTGAATCCGTCCCATTCCTTGACGCGCTTTTTACAGCTACTTCCGCCACCTGTGTGACCGGGCTTGTGCTGCACGATACTTATACCTTCTGGTCGGAGTTCGGACAGCTGGTGATCCTGCTGCTCATCCAAACCGGCGGTATGGGAGTTGTCACCGTCGCGGTCGCTGTGGCAATGTTTACTGGCAAAAAAATAGGCCTGCGTCAGCGGCTCGTTATGCAGGAATCGATCTCCGCGCCGCAGATGGGCGGGATTGTCCGGCTCACCAGCTTCATACTGAAGGCGACCTTCCTTTTTGAAGGGATTGGGGCCTTCTTCCTCGCCTTGCGCTTCTGTCCGGAATTTGGCCTTCTGCGCGGACTGTGGTTCGCTGTGTTCCATTCCATTTCCGCCTTCTGCAACGCGGGATTCGATTTGATGGGCATCCGTGAGCCGTTCTCCTCCCTCACGCGTTATGTGGGCGATCCGCTTGTAAACCTTCCGGTGATGCTGCTCATCGTCACCGGGGGCATCGGTTTTTTTGTCTGGGACGACCTGCGGCACAACAAGCTGAATATCCACCACTACCGGCTGCAAACCAAATTGGTGCTCTCCGGCACTGGGCTGCTCATTCTGCTGCCTGCGGCCTTTTTCTTTTTCTATGAATTCCAGCAGCCTGGCTGGAGCGGGATGAGCATTGGGGAAAGGCTGCTTGCCTCGCTCTTCCAATCGGTCACGCCGCGTACCGCCGGATTCAACACAGTGGATCTCACACAGCTGCAAAGCCCCGGTATCCTGCTGATCATCTCATTGATGGTCATCGGCGGTTCCCCGGGTTCCACGGCGGGCGGCATCAAAACGACCACCTTTGCCATGCTGATCCTCTGCGTGGGCTCCACCTTCCGAAAAAAGGACTGCATCCAGTGCTTTTCCCGGCGTATTCCGCCAGAGGCTTTGCGAAACGCGGTCACCATCCTGATGCTGTATCTGACGCTTTTTCTCTGCGGCGGCAATCTCATCAGCTGCGTCGAAGGCCTGCCCCTTTCCGCTGCTCTGTTTGAAGCCGCTTCCGCCATTGGCACGGTGGGGCTTTCCCTGGGTATCACCGGGGAGCTCGGTGTGGTTTCCCGGATCACGCTCATCACACTGATGTATTTTGGCCGTGTCGGCGGGCTCACCATGCTCTATGCGCTGGCGGACGGGCATCTGCGTCCGCCAGCACAGCTACCGCTCGAAAAGGTCACTGTCGGCTAA
- the kdpB gene encoding potassium-transporting ATPase subunit KdpB, producing MNEKKKTALSDHKMVVRAMKDSFIKLAPATQARNPVMMLVYISAILTTILYILSLFGIQDAPGGFTLGIAVILWLTVLFANFAEAIAEGRGKAQADSLRAARRDVQAHRLSDPSDREHFTEVSSSVLKKGDLFIVRAGEQIPADGEVIDGAASVDESAITGESAPVIRESGGDRSAVTGGTTVLSDWLVVRVTSEAGESFLDKMIAMVEGAARKKTPNEIALQILLVAFSIIFLMVTMSLYSYSDFSAKQAGMANPTSITSLVALLVCLAPTTIGALLSAIGIAGMSRLNQANVLAMSGRAIEAAGDVDILMLDKTGTITLGNRQACEFIPVDGCPVAELADAAQLSSLADETPEGRSVVVLAKEQFGLRGRKIGEKNMQFVAFTAKTRMSGVNYENSEIRKGAADAIRAYVENAGGKYSDSCQQVVERISRQGGTPLVVAKDHRILGVIHLKDIIKDGVKEKFADLRKMGIKTIMITGDNPLTAAAIAAEAGVDDFLAEATPEGKLRLIREFQAQGHLVAMTGDGTNDAPALAQADVAVAMNSGTQAAKEAGNMVDLDSSPTKLIDIVRIGKQLLMTRGSLTTFSIANDVAKYFAIIPALFMGLYPGLAALNIMGLHSADSAIFSAIIYNALIIIALIPLALKGVRYREVPAGKLLSHNLLVYGLGGIIAPFVAIKLIDMIIVALGLL from the coding sequence ATGAACGAGAAAAAGAAAACCGCGCTGAGCGATCACAAAATGGTCGTCCGCGCGATGAAGGATTCCTTTATAAAGCTCGCGCCCGCGACACAGGCGCGAAACCCGGTCATGATGCTGGTCTATATCTCCGCGATCCTGACCACCATCCTCTATATCCTAAGCCTTTTCGGTATCCAGGACGCGCCCGGCGGCTTCACGCTCGGTATCGCAGTCATCCTCTGGCTGACCGTCCTCTTCGCCAATTTCGCGGAGGCGATAGCCGAAGGCCGCGGCAAGGCGCAGGCGGATTCGCTGCGCGCCGCGCGCCGTGACGTGCAGGCGCACCGGCTTTCGGATCCGTCCGACCGGGAACATTTTACAGAGGTTTCCTCCTCGGTCTTGAAAAAAGGCGACCTGTTCATCGTCCGCGCCGGGGAACAGATCCCGGCGGATGGCGAGGTCATCGACGGCGCGGCTTCTGTGGATGAGAGCGCCATCACCGGCGAATCCGCTCCGGTCATCCGTGAATCGGGCGGCGACCGCAGCGCGGTCACCGGCGGCACGACCGTCCTTTCGGATTGGCTGGTCGTGCGGGTCACCAGCGAGGCGGGCGAAAGCTTTCTTGACAAGATGATTGCCATGGTTGAAGGCGCGGCCCGCAAAAAGACCCCGAACGAAATTGCCCTGCAGATCCTGCTGGTAGCCTTTTCGATCATTTTCCTGATGGTCACAATGTCGCTTTATTCCTACTCTGACTTTTCAGCCAAACAGGCCGGTATGGCGAACCCAACCTCGATCACTTCCCTGGTCGCACTGCTCGTCTGCCTCGCGCCCACCACGATCGGCGCGCTGCTTTCCGCGATCGGTATCGCGGGCATGAGCCGCCTCAATCAGGCGAACGTCCTCGCGATGAGCGGCCGCGCGATCGAAGCGGCGGGCGACGTCGATATCCTGATGCTGGATAAGACCGGAACCATCACCCTTGGCAACCGCCAGGCGTGCGAATTTATCCCGGTGGACGGATGTCCGGTCGCGGAACTTGCCGATGCCGCGCAGCTTTCCTCGCTCGCAGATGAAACGCCGGAAGGCCGCAGTGTTGTGGTTCTTGCAAAGGAGCAGTTTGGTCTGCGCGGGCGCAAGATCGGGGAAAAGAACATGCAGTTCGTCGCATTTACCGCGAAAACCCGTATGAGCGGCGTGAACTACGAAAACAGCGAGATCCGCAAAGGCGCTGCCGACGCAATCCGCGCGTATGTGGAAAACGCGGGCGGCAAATACAGTGATTCCTGTCAACAGGTGGTTGAGCGGATTTCCCGGCAGGGCGGCACCCCGCTTGTCGTGGCAAAAGACCACCGTATCCTCGGCGTCATTCACCTCAAGGATATCATCAAGGACGGCGTAAAAGAAAAGTTTGCGGATCTACGCAAAATGGGCATCAAGACCATCATGATCACAGGCGACAACCCTTTGACCGCGGCCGCGATCGCTGCGGAAGCGGGCGTGGACGATTTTCTCGCGGAGGCCACGCCGGAAGGCAAGCTCAGGCTGATCCGTGAATTCCAAGCGCAGGGCCATCTGGTCGCAATGACCGGCGACGGCACCAACGACGCCCCGGCGCTCGCACAGGCAGACGTGGCGGTTGCGATGAACAGCGGCACACAGGCGGCCAAGGAAGCCGGCAACATGGTGGATCTCGATTCCTCGCCGACCAAGCTGATCGACATCGTGCGCATCGGCAAACAGCTCCTGATGACCCGCGGAAGCCTTACAACCTTCTCGATTGCGAACGATGTGGCGAAATATTTTGCCATCATCCCGGCGCTTTTTATGGGCCTTTACCCAGGCCTTGCGGCGCTCAATATCATGGGCCTGCACAGCGCCGACAGCGCGATCTTTTCCGCTATCATCTATAACGCGCTCATCATTATCGCGCTCATCCCGCTGGCGCTCAAAGGGGTCCGCTACCGGGAAGTCCCGGCAGGGAAGCTGCTGTCACACAACCTGCTGGTTTATGGGCTCGGTGGGATTATCGCCCCATTTGTGGCGATCAAGCTGATCGATATGATCATTGTCGCCTTGGGGCTCCTTTAA
- a CDS encoding potassium channel family protein, whose protein sequence is MKSILLIGLGRFGRHMAEKLHELRHQVLAVDLDENRVNEVLPFVTNAQIGDSTNEAFVSSLGVRNFDLCIVAIGDNFQSSLETAALLKDLGARYVLARANREVHAKFLLRNGADSVVYPEQEMAVRTAVKYSSDNIFDYIELTPNHSIYEIPVPAGWVGRTIVQLAVRTKYHISILATKCRNQLEPLPKPDHLFQPDETLIIMGENKDIQRFLQ, encoded by the coding sequence ATGAAATCAATCCTGCTCATCGGGCTGGGACGCTTCGGCCGCCATATGGCCGAAAAACTCCATGAACTGCGCCATCAGGTCCTGGCCGTCGATCTTGATGAAAACCGAGTCAACGAGGTCCTGCCCTTTGTCACCAACGCCCAGATTGGGGACAGCACCAACGAGGCGTTCGTTTCATCTCTGGGCGTACGCAACTTCGACCTTTGTATCGTGGCTATCGGTGACAATTTTCAAAGTTCGCTTGAAACGGCCGCGCTGCTCAAAGATCTCGGCGCCAGATATGTCCTTGCACGCGCCAACCGCGAGGTACACGCAAAGTTCCTGCTGCGCAACGGCGCCGACAGCGTCGTCTATCCGGAGCAGGAGATGGCCGTGCGTACCGCGGTCAAGTACAGTTCAGACAACATCTTCGATTACATCGAGCTCACACCCAATCATTCGATTTATGAGATACCGGTGCCGGCCGGCTGGGTCGGCAGGACAATTGTCCAGCTCGCTGTGCGCACTAAATATCACATCAGCATCCTGGCCACCAAATGCCGAAATCAGCTGGAACCGCTCCCCAAGCCGGATCATCTGTTCCAGCCGGATGAAACGCTCATCATCATGGGAGAAAACAAGGACATCCAGCGCTTTCTGCAGTAA